From Echinimonas agarilytica:
GTTTGCGTCCATTGATAAGCTGCAATACTGCCATCGTCATCCGAGGCACTGGCATTTAACGTCACCGATGTTGCTTCATCCACGGTTTGATGGTTGCCCGCAGACACGGTGGGCAACGCATTCACCGGCTCAACAAGCACCGAGACGGGCGCACTCGTCGTGGCATTCTCATTGTCAGTCACCGTCACCTCAAAGCGAAGCGTTTCGGCGCTGGTCAAAGTCGGCGCTGTGAAACTGGCTGAGGCTGTCGTTGCGCCGCTCAGCAACACGGTTGTGCCCGCCGTTTGCGTCCATTGATAAGCTGCAATACTGCCATC
This genomic window contains:
- a CDS encoding PKD domain-containing protein; translation: DGSIAAYQWTQTAGTTVLLSGATTASASFTAPTLTSAETLRFEVTVTDNENATTSAPVSVLVEPVNALPTVSAGNHQTVDEATSVTLNASASDDDGSIAAYQWTQTAGTTVLLSGATTASASFTAPTLTSAETLRFEVMVTDNENATTSAPVSVLVEPVNALPTVSAGNHQTVDEATSVTLNASASD